Genomic window (Geitlerinema sp. PCC 9228):
TTTGAATTTTATCCCTATCCCGGCTATTCCCAGCAGTATTTCGACGGACAGCACTATGTTATGCGCGGGGGAAGTTGGGCAACGCGCCCTTGGGTCTTGCGTTCTAGCTTCCGCAACTGGTATTATCCCCACATCCGCGAAATTTTTGTTGGCTTTCGGCTAGCAAGCAGCGGATAATTAAGAATGGAGAAGATGGGGAAGTTCTCTCGGGGGTAGCCTTCTGTGGGCTACCCTTTCTCTTGGGTGATGCTTTGCTGTGTTTTTTTTGTGTATTTACCGCCACGCTTTTTGCTAATCCATCCAATCGGTTAGATCGCCAGAATTTTGGTTGTTCTGATTTTTCGGAGCCAAGGCAGCGTATTGGGAACCTCGATCGCTCCCTGACTTGCGTGGAAAGGGTTGCCCTGGGCGTCGCGGGCGTTGCAGCGATTTGCTTTGCAACTGTTCCAGTTGTTGGTTCAGTTCGTTATTTTTCTCTTGGGTGCTTTCTAGTTCTTGTTGTAGGTCTTGGATTTGTTGGTTGAGCTGGTCGTTTTCTTCGGTGAGGTGAACGGCGGCTTGCTTAGCTTCTTCAAATTTGGATTTCCAGCGATCGCTTTCTTGAGTTTTTTGCTGTAACTGTTCGGCTTCTTGGTTTTTCTTATCGAGCTTATCTTCCAAATCAACTTTGGTTTTCCAAGCAGAATCTAAATCCGATCGCAATTTTTTTGTAAGTTCCCGTTCTTGTTCCAGTTCTTGTTTTAAATCTGCGATCGCTTCTTGCAACTGGGCAATTTGGTTGGATTCGTCGTTGTTGTTTTCCGCTGTCTGTTCGGTAGAAGCTTCTACATCCGCTGGATCGGATTTCGACTGAGGATTTTTACCAGCCTCTTCGCGCAACATATCTGCCAAACGTTTTTGTGCCATGATTGTTTAGGGGGAATAACACCAAGAATATCACTTCCATACTATCAAGTTCTTTCCCCCCTTGTAGGAGTGCTTCGCGAAGCCCCCTGGCGCAATTGCAAATCCCGGCAAATCTCGTCGGCAACCCGGCGGTAGTCGGAAGCGGCTTCTTGGGCTTTTTTACCCCGCAGTTGGTCGATGGCAACCCCATTCAAGGCGGCTTGTTCGTGGGCTTTGTAGGCGCGAACGAAGGCATGGAAGGCGGGAATGCCCATTTCTTGCAGGGTATTTTGTGCTTCCAAGGCTTCTCGCAAGCTGCGGGTATCGACGCGGGTTAGCAAAACCCGATGGGAAACGTCTGTTGGGGTAACCGATTGACGAACGGTATCGATTAACGCGGCTAAATCCATGGGGGCTGGCGGGGTGGGCAAAATCAGATAGTCGGCGTGGGTGAGAACTGCTGCCAAACTATCGGCGTTGAGGGCGGGTGGGGTATCCACGACAATGAGTTCGTAGTCGGATATCTGCCGCAGTTTGCCCAACAGTTGCGGGTCTTGTTCGGAAGCAACATCAAATCCTATATCCTGGGAATTGCGATCGCACCACCAAGCAGCCGAACCTTGCGGG
Coding sequences:
- a CDS encoding ParA family protein, with translation MIETNSQGKQPSNSHPKILVTMNGKGGVGKTTTAVNVAAILAGNYSLLLVDTDPQGSAAWWCDRNSQDIGFDVASEQDPQLLGKLRQISDYELIVVDTPPALNADSLAAVLTHADYLILPTPPAPMDLAALIDTVRQSVTPTDVSHRVLLTRVDTRSLREALEAQNTLQEMGIPAFHAFVRAYKAHEQAALNGVAIDQLRGKKAQEAASDYRRVADEICRDLQLRQGASRSTPTRGERT